One window from the genome of Clupea harengus chromosome 19, Ch_v2.0.2, whole genome shotgun sequence encodes:
- the pag1 gene encoding phosphoprotein associated with glycosphingolipid-enriched microdomains 1 — MAPALSVVLGAELAGSGVIVLANGHLALVGILTALSAFLLLSLLLMLCASCQGQKKGSGHPGDHETLMNGVSEKDVCSQSVESHGTDLAASSSHNGPLTSGTVLTDTMDTSPHPSEEMLSSQSELRSSKCPQDRELPSIPAAPGGGPALNGSVTSDPQASSGDGTYEMVRDGGGGASRDVSAEDSLYETVKEMKGDAGLANGTLGPPHEEPLPHAPGAPGGPSPPPPLMMNGHLTPTSSPPTPDRGPLVAGVEYASVDLNKKSRFSADLEARRRSPPATTPDPGREEEEEEKPPPVPDKVLDENENQRTLSDVMLQNGQVHSPGSPGSEGRSHGPSDSELYSTVVKPLQAEEEEEEEEEEDKEGDYSCIGDLRGLASESESESGFVFNDLYATVKDLYPLVPGDPIPGDPADPSDGGYETIRIPRGGDNDGQSEASVPVEPDYESVGELGLSRETSRL; from the exons ATGGCTCCTGCACTGAGTGTGGTGTTGGGGGCGGAGCTtgcggggtcaggggtcatcgtTCTGGCCAATGGGCATCTGGCTCTGGTGGGGATCCTGACGGCCCTCTCCGCCTTCCTGCTGCTTTCTCTGCTTCTGATGCTGTGTGCTAGCTGCCAggg gcagAAGAAGGGGAGTGGCCACCCCGGGGATCATGAGACCCTGATGAATGGG GTGTCTGAGAAGGACGTGTGCAGCCAGTCAGTGGAGAGTCACGGGACCGACCTGGCAGCCAGCAGCTCACATAACGGACCACTCACCAGTGGGAcag tTCTGACCGACACCATGGACAccagcccccacccctctgAGGAGATGCtgtccagccaatcagagctcagATCCTCCAAGTGCCCACAGGACCGCGAATTACCCAGCATCCCCGCTGCCCCCGGCGGCGGCCCCGCCCTGAACGGCTCCGTGACCTCCGACCCCCAGGCCAGCTCCGGCGACGGCACGTACGAGATGGTGCGCGACGGAGGAGGGGGGGCGTCCCGTGACGTGAGCGCCGAGGACTCGCTGTACGAGACGGTGAAGGAGATGAAGGGAGACGCGGGCCTCGCCAACGGAACCCTCGGCCCCCCCCATGAGGAGCCCCTCCCACACGCCCCTGGGGCCCCCGGGGGCCcgtccccgcccccccccctcatgatGAACGGGCACCTCACGCCCACGTCCAGCCCGCCCACGCCCGACCGGGGCCCCCTGGTGGCCGGGGTGGAGTACGCCTCCGTCGACCTCAACAAGAAGAGCCGCTTCAGCGCCGACCTGGAGGCGCGCCGCCGGTCGCCCCCGGCAACGACCCCTGACCCCGgccgggaggaggaggaggaggagaagccgCCGCCCGTTCCAGACAAGGTGCTGGATGAGAACGAGAACCAGCGCACACTCAGCGACGTGATGCTCCAGAAcggacag GTGCACTCTCCTGGGTCTCCGGGGTCAGAGGGGAGGAGTCATGGGCCTTCAGACAgcgag CTCTACTCCACGGTGGTGAAGCCCCTGCAggcggaggaggaagaggaggaggaggaagaggaggacaaggagggcGACTACAGCTGCATCGGCGACCTCCGCGGCCTGGCCTCCGAGTCCGAGTCCGAGTCCGGCTTCGTCTTCAACGACCTCTACGCCACGGTGAAGGACCTCTACCCCCTGGTCCCTGGCGACCCCATCCCTGGCGACCCCGCCGACCCCTCCGACGGCGGATACGAAACCATCAGGATTCCGAGGGGCGGTGACAACGACGGCCAATCAGAAGCCAGCGTACCAGTAGAGCCGGACTATGAGAGCGTCGGTGAACTGGGACTGAGCAGGGAGACGTCACGCctctga